CGCCAGCTCGGCGGCGTCTTCGACGCACACGATCCGCTCGGTGGGCGCCACGGCGCCGAGCATCGCCGCGAGCAAGGTCGTCTTGCCGGCGCCCGTTCCGCCGCACACCAGGAAGGCCAGCCGGGCGGCGATGATGTCCGCGATCAGGGCGGCGGCCTCGGGCGTCAAAGCGCCCGCCGCGGTCAGGGTCGCCAGGTCCTGACTGGCCGGGCGCAGCACCCGCAGTGACAAGCACGTGCCGCCGGCCGCCACCGGCGGCAGCACCGCATGCAATCGCACCACGAAACCGGCGCCGATCCCGGTCAGCTGACCGTCCACCCACGGTTGCGCGTCATCCAGGCGCCGACCCGCGGCCAGCGCCAGCCGCTGCGCCAGGCGCCGCACCGCCGCCTCGTCGGCGAACCGAAGCTGCGTGCGCCGCAGGCCGTTCCCGTCGTCGACCCACACCGCATCGGGCGCGGTGACCAACACGTCGGTGGTGCCGTCCGCGCGCAACAACGGCTCGAGGATGCCAGCGCCCGTCAGCTCGGTCTGCAGCACCCGGAGATGGGCCAGCACCTCGGTGTCACCGAGCATCCCGCCGGACTCGGCCCGGATGGCGGCGGCCACGACGTTCGGACCCAGCGGAGACCCCGGCGGGGCGGATTCGGCGGCCAGGCGCTCGCGTACGCGGTCGATCAGCGAACCGCTCATGCGGCCCTGCCGTTTCGGGCCGGCTGCGACGACGCGCGGGGCAGCACGGCGAGCACCCGGCGGGCCGCCACCGCGAGTGCGGATCGCCGTCCGAGCCGCAGCCCGCCGCGCTCCAGCTGCTCGGCGACTTGCGGCTCCGCCTTCATGGACGCCAGCAACGGGAGCCCGGTGATCTCGGCGACCTCGGCTGCCCGCAACCCTCCCGGCGAGGGCCCCCGCACCACCAACCCCACGTTCGGGTTGACGGCGGCCAACACAGGAGCCAGCGCACCCGTCGCGGCACACGCGGGCACATCGCAGCGGCTGACCACGACGACGAGGTCGGCCGCATCGAGCGCGGCTTGCGTCGCATCGGTGAGACGGCGCGGCAGGTCGCAGACCACCGTGACGGCGCCGCGGCGCCCGGCATCGACGATGGCGTGCACCGGGTCGGCCGCCAACTCGTATCCGCGCCGGGTGCCGGACAGCACGCTGACTCCCCGGTGTCGCGGCAACGCCGCACACACGGCCGACCAGTTGAGCCGGCCGCCCTCGAGCGCCAGGTCCGGCCAGCGCAGGCCGGGTGCGGTCTCGGCGCCCAGCAGTAGATCGATCCCGCCGGCCCACGGGTCGAGGTCCACCAACAGCGCGTCGGCGGCGACGGCCTGTGCCAGCGCCACCGCCAGCGAGGACGCGCCCGCCCCGCCGCACCCGCCGATGACGGCGACGACTTCGCCACGCGACCCGTCGTCGGGCGACGACTCGGCGGCCTCGGCGAGCGCGCCGACCAAGTCGCGCTCCCGCTCGGGCAGCCGCAGCACCCGCTCGGCCCCGACCGCGACGGCCGCCGCCCACGTCGCGGCCGTCGGGTCTGCCGCCGCCAGCACGGTGACGCGAGGGCGACGCGGTAGCGCCGCCCTCGCGGACCGGTCGGCCGCCGCATCATCCAGCACCACGGCCGCGGCCGCCGACCACGCCTTGCGACTCACGGCACCGCCAGCGTGGACCACCCGGACCCCGACGGCCGCGGCGACGCGCTCCAATTCCCGGCGCAGTTCCGGGTCCGCCAGCACGGCCAACACGCCCGTGGAAGCCGCCGGTTTTGCCTCTGAGGTGTTACTCACGCACCCACTCTGCGGGCCCGCGATGTTGGGACACCAGTCCCAAAGTGCGGATTTGTGGATGGGGACCCGAGTGTGCACAAACACGTCAGCCGACGCGCCGAAGACGGAGGGTCCGCAACCACCCGAGCGGCCGCGCTACGCGGTCCGGGAGGAGCGAAACTGACCCCAGAAAAGGGACGACCCCCGCCAGGGGGGGAGGAGGCGAGGGTCGTCGTGTATCAGCCCCGGGGGGTCGGGCTGATACACCCTCGGCTCAGGCCGAGTAATGCTTACTATACACATGACAAGCCGCGGTAACGCAATAGCTCTTTCTATGAAAGAACACGTTGAGCCGCAAAAACACTGGTGAGACCGCCGGTCCCAGTTAGCTGAGCGGCCATTTCGGGCCCAAGGTCGCAGCGCCGCCTCGCGACCGACCTAT
This genomic interval from Mycobacterium sp. SMC-2 contains the following:
- a CDS encoding TadA family conjugal transfer-associated ATPase — protein: MSGSLIDRVRERLAAESAPPGSPLGPNVVAAAIRAESGGMLGDTEVLAHLRVLQTELTGAGILEPLLRADGTTDVLVTAPDAVWVDDGNGLRRTQLRFADEAAVRRLAQRLALAAGRRLDDAQPWVDGQLTGIGAGFVVRLHAVLPPVAAGGTCLSLRVLRPASQDLATLTAAGALTPEAAALIADIIAARLAFLVCGGTGAGKTTLLAAMLGAVAPTERIVCVEDAAELAPRHPHLVKLVARCANVEGVGEVPVRQLVRQALRMRPDRIVVGEVRGAEVVDLLAALNTGHDGGAGTVHANNPAEVPARLEALGTLGGLDRAALHSQLAAAVQVLLHVARDRTGRRRLGEIAVLRQVAGRVRAVTVWRADGGMTDDAGLLHRLLQSRMPA
- the ssd gene encoding septum site-determining protein Ssd, whose product is MLADPELRRELERVAAAVGVRVVHAGGAVSRKAWSAAAAVVLDDAAADRSARAALPRRPRVTVLAAADPTAATWAAAVAVGAERVLRLPERERDLVGALAEAAESSPDDGSRGEVVAVIGGCGGAGASSLAVALAQAVAADALLVDLDPWAGGIDLLLGAETAPGLRWPDLALEGGRLNWSAVCAALPRHRGVSVLSGTRRGYELAADPVHAIVDAGRRGAVTVVCDLPRRLTDATQAALDAADLVVVVSRCDVPACAATGALAPVLAAVNPNVGLVVRGPSPGGLRAAEVAEITGLPLLASMKAEPQVAEQLERGGLRLGRRSALAVAARRVLAVLPRASSQPARNGRAA